Part of the Streptomyces sp. NBC_01353 genome, GAGAACGGTGGAACACCATGTCCCGAACGACCGTCGTCACCGGCGGAAGCCGTGGGATCGGCGCGGCGACCTGCGTACGCCTGGCCGCCGAGGGGCACGACCTGGTGCTCGGGTACGTACGCGATGCCGGCGCGGCGGAGGAGACGGCGCGGGCGGTCCGGGCGGCGGGCGCGCGGTGTGCCGTGGTGCGGGCGGACACCTCGGTCGAGGCGGACGTGGAGCGGCTCTTCGACACGGCCGAGGCCGAACTCGGCCCCGTGACCGGCCTGGTCAACAACGCGGGTGTGACGGGACCGCTGGGCCGCCTCGCGGACGCCACGACGGAGGACCTGCGGCGGGTGGTGGAGGTCAACCTCCTGGGCTACCTGCTGTGTTGCCGCCGCGCCGCCCGCGACATGGCCGCGCACGGAGGCGGGGCGATCGTGAACATCTCCTCCGCCGCCGCCACGCTCGGCAGCCCTGGCGACTACGTCCACTACGCGGCGACGAAGGCGGCGACCGACGCGCTGACCGTGGGCCTCTCGAAGGAGCTGGGCCGGGACGGCATCCGGGTCAACGCGGTCGCCCCGGGCATCGTCGAGACCGACATGCACGCGACGATGGGCGACCCGGACCGCCCGGCGAAGGCGGCCTCCTCGATCCCCCTGGGCCGCCCCGGCCGCCCGTCGGAGATCGCGGCGGCGGTGGCGTGGCTGCTGTCCGAGGACGCGTCGTACACGACGGGCACGGTGCTCCGGGTAGCCGGCGGGCGGTGACGCGTCCTCGGCCCGCGGGCTACTTCCAGACGGTCAGGGCATGCACGTGCCCCTCCATGAACGACTGCGTCCCTGCCGCTCCCGCGCCGGAGCTGTAGTCACTGAACACCCAGGCACCGACGTTGAACGTGTATCCGCGCCCGGGCTTCATCGGGAAGTGCAGCTCGTACGGAACGTCGACCGCGTAGGGTCCCGCAGCGCCCTCGTCCACCTCGTACGGGCTGAAGACGGAGGCGCTCACCCGGCTGCGCCAGAGCCGGTCGAGGCGGTTGTCGGTGGCGGCGATCAGATTGCCGTCCTCGAAGGCGGTGAACTCCATGCCGCCCTCGGACGTGGCGTTGCCGCCTGCGCCGTACGCGCCCACCTTGTAGCTCCAGCGCATCCTGCGGAAGGACACGCCCCGCGCCGTCACGTCGTGGTCGGTCGTCAGGGACAGGCCGAATCCCGCGTGGGCGTTGACGAAGCCGTTCTTGCCGCCGGGGGCCGAGCCGGAGCGGGCGTCCAGGCCGAGCGCTCCGTTGTTCATGCCGAGCAGCTGGTTGTAGGGCGCGTAGCCATTGGTGTCGTGCCAGCTCCAGCTGAAGTGGTACGGCGGAAGCTGCCGGGCCTGGGGCGGGGCTGCCGCCACCGCTGTCTCGGGCGACATGTGACGGCCCAGCGAGTCCATCATGCCGTCCAAGGGGCGTGCGGACCCGATGACTTCAGCGGCCTGCGCGGCGGCCGGATCCGACGCGATCAGCCGCATGACCGGTGCGGAGTACGCCGCCGCGGTCTCGGCCATCTCCGCCTCGGCCTCGCGCCTGCGTCGCGTCGCCTCCATGTGGCGCA contains:
- a CDS encoding SDR family oxidoreductase; amino-acid sequence: MSRTTVVTGGSRGIGAATCVRLAAEGHDLVLGYVRDAGAAEETARAVRAAGARCAVVRADTSVEADVERLFDTAEAELGPVTGLVNNAGVTGPLGRLADATTEDLRRVVEVNLLGYLLCCRRAARDMAAHGGGAIVNISSAAATLGSPGDYVHYAATKAATDALTVGLSKELGRDGIRVNAVAPGIVETDMHATMGDPDRPAKAASSIPLGRPGRPSEIAAAVAWLLSEDASYTTGTVLRVAGGR